The genomic stretch AAGAATGGTCATTCCGATATTGAAGACAAAAGACAGACAGACAATCACGATGCCAATCTTGGTGATGGTGGGCTGCTCCAGGAATTCCCGGCCCATGGTTGGCCACAGATGATTCTTGGTGATTCTTGCCAGTTCCGCATAGGGGACGAGGAGGTATCCGAGCACTGTTACAACACTGGCCACAGCAAAAATCCAGAAGGTAATTCTGGCCAGCCTGGGACTGAAAAGCTCGGTTTCAGACTCCTCTGGAACCAGGTAGTAACTCGCCCCCATGAACCCAAACAGTATCCAGATGATCAAGAGGTTTACGTGAACCATCCGCGCAACATTGAAAGGGATGGCAGGGAATCCGATATCGCCATTGATATACTGGATGCCCATCAAAAGGCCAAAGGCAATCTGCGCGGCGAACAGTACCAATGCAAAAATAAAATAGGGTTTTGCAACCTGCTGAGATGTGTACTTCATCATTGTCTTCCTGCCTCAACCTTCAACATTGGGTGGCCAGTCGTTGTCATCGATCCTGGAGGTCCAGATCAGGAACTCCGCCAGGGCATCAACTTCTTCCTGAGTGAGATTGAACTGGGGCATCTTGCGTCGGCGCGGGTTATCCATGGGCTGTGCCGCAAGCCAGGACTGCATATAGCCCTTAAAGGCTTCTTCATTTCCCACACCTCTTCGATCAAAGACGTTAGCCAACTCAGGCGCATAGTAAGCACCCTCACCCATCAGGCTGTGGCACCCGATACAGTTGTTGGTTTCCCACAGCTCCTTGCCATGGGCTACTTCAGGGGTAATGTTCTCACTGCGGCTTCGCTCCGGAAGTTGCCGTACGGTATCAACGGTCAACCCCAGGAGGAGCAACAGAAAGAAAAAGCTACCGCCGTAGTAGATGTTCCTGGCCATACCTTTGGTAAATTTCTCAGCCATAGCTGACTCCTGTTATGCATTGGTCGTTCAAACTGCGACCCTCACAAGCAATTGACGCGCCAACACTTCATCCAATTGATTTAATTAGACTTTTTAATGCATACAGGAAGTTCGTGGTAGGAAGGACAACGCCAAATTCAGGTTGATTTGATAGCGGGTGTCAGAGTGACACCGGGCATTCGGGCAACTGCCCTTAACGAAAATCTTTTCATTGGGAAACAGTGAGTTGAAGATCTGGCCCCGGAATTGCTGTGGTAATGCGACAGACGAAACAGCCAGCAATCCAGATACCCGGGACAATGAGGAGTGCCCCATGACAGTCGATTTCAATGCGGATCTTCTGGTGAAATATGACACCTATGGCCCGCGCTATACCTCGTACCCAACTGCCGTGGAGTTTTCGAGCGGTTTTGGCGAAGCCGAATACAGGCATGAGCTCGAGCAAAGCAACCAGCGGCGGACGCCCCTGTCGCTTTATTTTCACATCCCCTTCTGCCAATCCCTCTGCTTCTATTGCGCCTGCGCCAAGATTATTACCCACAAGCAAGAACGCAGCATTCCCTATCTTGAGCGGATTCATACCGAGATTGCACGGCAGGCGGAGCTGGTCGATCCGAATCGGGAAGTCAGTCAGCTTCACTTCGGAGGCGGTACACCCACGTTTCTACATGATGAACAACTCTCGGCGCTGCTGGGGGAAATCCGCAGGAACTTCACCCTGGCGCCTCCAGAGTCCCGCGAATTTTCGATTGAGATCGACCCGCGGGCGGTACGCAAAACCACGATCCCGTTACTGCACGAGCTTGGCTTCAATCGCATCAGTCTGGGTGTGCAGGATTTTGATCCCAAGGTTCAGAGGGCGGTGAACCGAATTCAGTCGGTCGAACAGACGTTCGCTGTAATCGATGCAGCGCGGGCCGCTGGCTATCGGTCAACCAATGTGGATCTGATCTATGGCTTGCCACACCAGACGGTTGAGAGCTTCAGTACCACTCTGGATACCGTGCTCTCGAAACGGCCAGAGCGTCTGGCCATCTATAACTATGCGCATATGCCTGACAAGGTCAAAGCCCAGAAGCTTATCAATGATGATGACCTTCCATCGCCCGAAACCAAGCTGGCCATCCTGGAGATGACCGTTGAGCGGCTGCAGGACGCCGGTTATGTCTATCTCGGCATGGACCACTTTGCACTGCCTGACGACGAGCTGACCCTGGCCAAACACAACGGCCAGCTGCAAAGGAATTTCCAGGGTTATTCCACCTACGCCGACACGGATCTGATCGGAATTGGCATGACCTCCATCGGTAAAACGAATCACAGTTTCAGCCAGAACATTCGACAGGAGGACGATTATTTTGCCGCCATCGACAGTGGCTCTCTGGCTATCGCCCGAGGTTACCAGCTGTCTCTCGACGACCGGATCCGACGTGATGTGATCCAGTCTTTGATGTGTCAGAACGAGGTGGTTTACGAGACAGTCAGCGCACGTTATGGCATCGATTTCTTCGATTATTTTTACCGGGAGATGCGACAGCTTGCCGGGATGGCCATGGATAACCTCGTTGTTATCAGCGCTCACCGGGTGGCCGTCACACCGACCGGGCAATTACTGCTACGGAACATAGCCATGGTATTCGATGCATACCTCCACCCAACCGAAAGCAAGCATCAGTTTTCCAAGGTTATCTGATCCATGAGGGGTTTCTTCAGGGGCTGCTGGTCAAGCTTTTGAGACCAAGCCGCTTGGCCATTCGGTGCAGGTTGCCCCGATCCATGCCCAGGGATTTTGCAGCCTGTGACCAGTTCTGGTTGTTTACGGCCAATCGCTCCGAAATGAGTTTTCTCTGAAAGTCCGCCAGCGCATCGTTCATGGCGGTATCCGAAGAGCTTTTCGGTTCCGGAGAGGTGTCTGGCTCGAAATCACGGGTAGGCCGAAACGTTATCGGTTGAACCTCGCCACCATCGATAAGGTCACAATGCCGGGATTCAATTGTGGCAATACCCCGTTGCTGCTCCGACCTCGCCCTGAGAGATGCCCGGCTGATCACGTGCTCCAGCTCGCGGACGTTGCCGGGCCAGGAATAGCCACCCATCTGGCTCAGCGCTTCCGGGGCAATACGGAGGCTCTTCAAACCGAGCTTGAGTCGCATTTTTTCGGCAAAGTACCCGGCCAGTAGCGGAATATCTCCATGACGGCGCCTCAAGGGGGGCACTTCCACCGGAAAAACACTGAGTCGATGGTAGAGGTCGCGACGGAACTGACCGTTTTCAACATCCTGTTTCAGGTCCCGATTCGTAGCCGCCAGTATGCGAACATCGACACGCCGGGTTTTATCCGCCCCCACCCTCTGAACCTCACCATTTTGCAGGACCCTTAACATCTTGGCTTGCAGGAGCGGAGACAGCTCACCGATCTCGTCAAGGAACAGAGTGCCGCCGTCTGCCAGCTCAAACTTACCGTCCCGATCCGAGGTGGCGCCGGTGAAGGCGCCCTTGGTATGGCCAAAGAGCTCGCTTTCGGCAAGAGACTCCGGCAGCGCCGCGCAGTTGATATGAACCAGCGGCTGATCGCACCGCGATGACAACAGGTGAATGGTCCGGGCTACCAGCTCTTTGCCGACGCCTGTCTCACCACCAATCAGAACAGACAAGTCCGACGCTGCTACCAGTTCGAGTTCTTTGTTGAGGTGCTGCATTTCAGCACTTTTTCCGATGAGTTCTCCGCCAT from Marinobacter subterrani encodes the following:
- a CDS encoding c-type cytochrome; the encoded protein is MAEKFTKGMARNIYYGGSFFFLLLLLGLTVDTVRQLPERSRSENITPEVAHGKELWETNNCIGCHSLMGEGAYYAPELANVFDRRGVGNEEAFKGYMQSWLAAQPMDNPRRRKMPQFNLTQEEVDALAEFLIWTSRIDDNDWPPNVEG
- the hemN gene encoding oxygen-independent coproporphyrinogen III oxidase, translating into MTVDFNADLLVKYDTYGPRYTSYPTAVEFSSGFGEAEYRHELEQSNQRRTPLSLYFHIPFCQSLCFYCACAKIITHKQERSIPYLERIHTEIARQAELVDPNREVSQLHFGGGTPTFLHDEQLSALLGEIRRNFTLAPPESREFSIEIDPRAVRKTTIPLLHELGFNRISLGVQDFDPKVQRAVNRIQSVEQTFAVIDAARAAGYRSTNVDLIYGLPHQTVESFSTTLDTVLSKRPERLAIYNYAHMPDKVKAQKLINDDDLPSPETKLAILEMTVERLQDAGYVYLGMDHFALPDDELTLAKHNGQLQRNFQGYSTYADTDLIGIGMTSIGKTNHSFSQNIRQEDDYFAAIDSGSLAIARGYQLSLDDRIRRDVIQSLMCQNEVVYETVSARYGIDFFDYFYREMRQLAGMAMDNLVVISAHRVAVTPTGQLLLRNIAMVFDAYLHPTESKHQFSKVI
- the norR gene encoding nitric oxide reductase transcriptional regulator NorR, with amino-acid sequence MIEALLDIAVDLTKDLSAQDRYQRLLGAVRRVMPCDASVLLKYENELLVPVAIDGLSTDTLGRRFDPRQHPRFQQIIASEQPVRFPADSDLPDPYDGLVLGHEGNLEVHACMGCALYVDQQLLGILTLDGLTPGMFDGVDDQTMSAFSALAAAAMRSALLIEWLEQQARHKNLLAQELVSEALKRDGGELIGKSAEMQHLNKELELVAASDLSVLIGGETGVGKELVARTIHLLSSRCDQPLVHINCAALPESLAESELFGHTKGAFTGATSDRDGKFELADGGTLFLDEIGELSPLLQAKMLRVLQNGEVQRVGADKTRRVDVRILAATNRDLKQDVENGQFRRDLYHRLSVFPVEVPPLRRRHGDIPLLAGYFAEKMRLKLGLKSLRIAPEALSQMGGYSWPGNVRELEHVISRASLRARSEQQRGIATIESRHCDLIDGGEVQPITFRPTRDFEPDTSPEPKSSSDTAMNDALADFQRKLISERLAVNNQNWSQAAKSLGMDRGNLHRMAKRLGLKSLTSSP